One window of Penaeus chinensis breed Huanghai No. 1 chromosome 34, ASM1920278v2, whole genome shotgun sequence genomic DNA carries:
- the LOC125043836 gene encoding serine/threonine-protein kinase PAK 2-like isoform X2 yields MRKIKDLFKWKPEYPVPEDNMEISTPTVVEHTVHVTFNKTTQSFEGIPSAWKSSIEKALSKDELESNPEAALSAVKFYHYSIKKKNPDFKPMATIEAIKEEREAIEHVFENGKDLADSIDSMEITGEVRICTIFTETYLPWKPCVVF; encoded by the exons ATGAGGAAAATCAAAGATCTTTTCAAGTGGAAACCTGAGTACCCCGTACCAGAAGACAACATGGAGATATCCACGCCAACAGTCGTGGAGCACACAGTTCATGTTACTTTTAATAAAACTACCCAATCATTTGAAGGCATCCCAAGTGCATGGAAAAGTTCTATAGAGAAAGCATTAAG TAAAGACGAGTTAGAAAGTAATCCTGAAGCCGCATTGTCTGCTGTGAAGTTTTACCACTactccataaaaaagaaaaatcctgatTTTAAACCCATGGCCACAATTGAAGCtattaaggaagagagggaagccaTTGAACATGTTTTTGAAAATG gcaAAGATTTAGCTGACAGTATTGACAGTATGGAAATAACAGGAGAGGTAAGAATTTGTACTATTTTTACAGAAACATATTTGCCTTGGAAGCCTTGTGTTGTCTTTTAA
- the LOC125043836 gene encoding serine/threonine-protein kinase Pak-like isoform X1, whose protein sequence is MCYAHCDKMRKIKDLFKWKPEYPVPEDNMEISTPTVVEHTVHVTFNKTTQSFEGIPSAWKSSIEKALSKDELESNPEAALSAVKFYHYSIKKKNPDFKPMATIEAIKEEREAIEHVFENGKDLADSIDSMEITGEVRICTIFTETYLPWKPCVVF, encoded by the exons atgtgctatgcccact gTGACAAAATGAGGAAAATCAAAGATCTTTTCAAGTGGAAACCTGAGTACCCCGTACCAGAAGACAACATGGAGATATCCACGCCAACAGTCGTGGAGCACACAGTTCATGTTACTTTTAATAAAACTACCCAATCATTTGAAGGCATCCCAAGTGCATGGAAAAGTTCTATAGAGAAAGCATTAAG TAAAGACGAGTTAGAAAGTAATCCTGAAGCCGCATTGTCTGCTGTGAAGTTTTACCACTactccataaaaaagaaaaatcctgatTTTAAACCCATGGCCACAATTGAAGCtattaaggaagagagggaagccaTTGAACATGTTTTTGAAAATG gcaAAGATTTAGCTGACAGTATTGACAGTATGGAAATAACAGGAGAGGTAAGAATTTGTACTATTTTTACAGAAACATATTTGCCTTGGAAGCCTTGTGTTGTCTTTTAA